A part of Hydrogenobacter sp. T-8 genomic DNA contains:
- a CDS encoding HD domain-containing protein: protein MFKEFSDPIHELIKADDCEIRIIDSYPLQRLRFISQLGIAYLVFPSAQHSRFEHSLGTMELAGRIYNSLGLKDEKLYRIVRLAGLLHDIGHTPFSHTTEVLLGDKSHESIGERVLFEEGIADILKNCGYSLEDIELIVELAFRKGSSLPKIITGEFGADRMDYLRRDAYFCGTSYGFFDYRRLLENMLFIEGKKCVHISALRALESFILGRYFMYSQVYFHKVVRILNIHLEDVVQDFVERGLLKPEELYRKTDQHILHFMLDRHMEEKVRRVLGREHFRQVFSTSSKELFEVVKERLLEKYEDDLLRFDRASKRVLDEDIPIWDGHELLSLREVSPIVASLEDIRLYRIYAHPRYKEEVREYVRKISK, encoded by the coding sequence ATGTTCAAAGAGTTTTCAGACCCCATACATGAGCTGATAAAAGCCGATGATTGCGAAATAAGAATAATAGACAGCTACCCTCTCCAAAGGCTAAGATTCATAAGTCAGTTGGGCATAGCCTATCTGGTATTTCCCTCCGCACAGCATAGCAGGTTTGAACACTCCTTGGGAACTATGGAGCTCGCAGGAAGAATTTACAATAGCCTTGGGCTCAAAGATGAAAAGCTCTACAGAATAGTGAGATTGGCGGGTCTTTTGCACGATATTGGACACACACCTTTTTCTCATACCACAGAGGTCCTCCTTGGAGACAAAAGCCACGAATCCATAGGAGAGAGGGTGCTTTTTGAAGAGGGTATTGCGGACATACTAAAAAATTGTGGATACTCTCTTGAGGATATTGAGCTTATTGTGGAGCTTGCCTTTAGAAAGGGCAGTAGCCTGCCAAAAATAATCACTGGAGAATTCGGTGCGGACAGGATGGACTATCTCAGGAGAGATGCCTATTTTTGCGGAACTTCCTATGGCTTTTTTGACTACCGTAGGCTTTTGGAGAATATGCTTTTTATAGAGGGTAAAAAGTGCGTCCATATAAGTGCACTCAGAGCCTTGGAGAGCTTTATTCTTGGAAGGTATTTTATGTATTCTCAGGTCTATTTCCACAAGGTGGTGCGCATACTCAACATACATTTAGAGGATGTGGTGCAGGACTTTGTGGAAAGAGGTCTCTTAAAGCCAGAAGAACTTTACAGGAAAACAGACCAACACATACTTCATTTCATGTTAGACAGGCACATGGAGGAGAAGGTAAGAAGGGTGTTGGGAAGGGAGCATTTCAGACAGGTCTTTTCCACCTCATCAAAGGAATTGTTTGAAGTGGTAAAAGAAAGACTTTTGGAAAAGTATGAGGATGACCTTTTGAGGTTTGACCGAGCAAGCAAAAGGGTGCTGGACGAAGACATACCTATATGGGACGGGCATGAACTACTTAGTTTGAGAGAAGTATCTCCTATTGTCGCCTCCTTGGAAGATATAAGACTTTACAGAATATACGCACATCCAAGATACAAGGAAGAGGTCAGGGAGTATGTTAGAAAAATATCTAAGTAG
- a CDS encoding UbiA-like polyprenyltransferase: MSRTGKYLELVKFEHTIFALPFALASVVLLYEQIPSLWRLFWVLLAFISARTVGMALNRLIDLPIDRLNPRTSQWVHARGEVSEKDIKRLILISSGLFLLSSLMINLYAFLLAPVVLLLLWLYPYGKRITYYPHLLLGAVYFLIPLAIDISFNEHVSFNAIILGFAMASWVAGFDILYALQDYQFDREQGLKSIPVKFGIEGALWIARLFHFITFLALLILLFRVDFLGFAYLLGLLGIAMFLYYEHSLIKPYDLSKINKAFFTVNGYISVVFFFVVLLDRIL; this comes from the coding sequence ATGAGTAGGACTGGAAAATACCTTGAACTTGTCAAGTTTGAGCATACCATTTTTGCACTACCTTTTGCTCTTGCGAGCGTAGTTCTGTTGTATGAGCAGATACCTTCCCTCTGGAGGCTTTTCTGGGTCCTTCTTGCCTTTATTAGTGCAAGAACCGTAGGTATGGCACTTAACAGGCTTATAGACCTTCCTATAGACAGGCTAAACCCAAGAACGAGCCAATGGGTTCATGCAAGGGGTGAGGTTTCAGAAAAGGACATAAAAAGGCTCATACTTATCTCCTCTGGGCTCTTTCTCCTTTCGTCCCTTATGATAAACCTCTATGCCTTCTTGCTTGCTCCTGTGGTGCTTCTTCTTCTGTGGCTGTATCCCTACGGCAAGAGGATAACCTACTATCCCCATCTCCTACTGGGAGCGGTCTACTTTCTCATCCCCTTAGCCATAGATATTTCCTTCAACGAGCATGTGTCCTTTAACGCCATAATTCTTGGCTTTGCAATGGCTTCCTGGGTTGCTGGCTTTGATATTTTGTATGCCCTTCAGGACTACCAGTTTGACCGTGAGCAGGGTCTTAAGTCCATACCTGTCAAGTTTGGGATAGAGGGGGCTTTGTGGATTGCAAGGCTTTTTCACTTTATTACCTTCCTTGCCCTCCTTATACTGCTCTTCAGGGTTGACTTTCTTGGTTTTGCGTATCTTCTTGGTCTTTTGGGCATTGCCATGTTTCTCTACTACGAGCATAGTTTAATAAAGCCCTACGACCTTTCCAAGATAAACAAAGCCT